A stretch of Pseudoclavibacter chungangensis DNA encodes these proteins:
- the mnmA gene encoding tRNA 2-thiouridine(34) synthase MnmA, whose protein sequence is MKVLAAMSGGVDSAVAAARAVEAGHEVTGVHLALSRMPGTLRTGSRGCCTIEDSMDARRAADRLGISFYVWDLSERFKADVVDDFVAEYAAGRTPNPCMRCNEKIKFAALLDKAVGLGFDAVCTGHYATILDTTEGRELHRASDDAKDQSYVLGVLTAEQLAHCLFPLGDTPSKRLVREEAARRGLAVAQKPDSHDICFIPDGDTRGWLAERAGLEPGPIVDRDGTELGTHDGATGYTIGQRKGLHIGRPAPDGRPRFVLEIRPKQNEVVVGPRESLAVSQIAGERFSWTGTPPLDPAVPFACEVQIRAHADPVPATAVLRPSEAHDGPAARLDPTQPGFELHARLDDALFGVAPGQTAVVYLGTRVLGQFTIDRTVAADVARASLIADDAAEARRESA, encoded by the coding sequence GTGAAGGTTCTTGCAGCGATGAGCGGTGGCGTCGACTCGGCCGTGGCCGCGGCGCGGGCCGTCGAGGCCGGGCACGAGGTGACGGGCGTGCACCTCGCGCTCTCCCGCATGCCCGGCACGCTCCGCACCGGCAGCAGGGGCTGCTGCACGATCGAGGACTCGATGGACGCGCGGCGCGCCGCCGATCGCCTCGGCATCTCGTTCTACGTGTGGGATCTCTCGGAGCGGTTCAAGGCCGACGTGGTCGACGACTTCGTGGCCGAGTACGCGGCCGGCCGCACACCGAACCCGTGCATGCGCTGCAACGAGAAGATCAAGTTCGCGGCGCTGCTCGACAAGGCCGTCGGGCTCGGTTTCGACGCCGTGTGCACGGGCCACTACGCGACGATCCTCGACACCACCGAGGGCCGCGAACTGCACCGTGCGTCGGACGACGCGAAGGACCAGTCGTACGTGCTCGGTGTGCTCACGGCCGAGCAGCTCGCGCACTGCCTGTTCCCGCTCGGCGACACCCCGTCGAAGCGGCTCGTGCGGGAGGAGGCGGCGCGCCGCGGCCTCGCCGTCGCGCAGAAGCCCGATTCGCACGACATCTGCTTCATCCCCGACGGTGACACGCGCGGCTGGCTCGCCGAGCGGGCGGGCCTCGAGCCGGGGCCGATCGTCGACCGCGACGGAACCGAGCTCGGCACCCACGACGGCGCGACCGGCTACACGATCGGGCAGCGGAAGGGGCTCCACATCGGCAGGCCGGCACCGGACGGGCGCCCCCGTTTCGTGCTCGAGATCCGACCGAAGCAGAACGAGGTCGTCGTCGGCCCCCGTGAGAGCCTCGCGGTCTCCCAGATCGCCGGCGAGCGGTTCAGCTGGACCGGCACGCCGCCGCTCGATCCGGCCGTGCCGTTCGCCTGCGAGGTCCAGATCAGGGCCCACGCCGACCCGGTTCCCGCGACCGCCGTGCTGCGCCCGAGCGAGGCGCACGACGGGCCCGCGGCCCGACTCGATCCGACACAGCCCGGATTCGAGTTGCACGCCCGACTCGATGACGCGCTGTTCGGCGTCGCGCCCGGGCAGACGGCGGTCGTCTACCTCGGCACGCGCGTGCTCGGCCAGTTCACGATCGATCGCACGGTCGCGGCCGACGTCGCGCGCGCGTCGCTCATCGCCGACGACGCGGCCGAGGCCCGGAGGGAGTCCGCATGA
- a CDS encoding TetR/AcrR family transcriptional regulator — translation MTTSMLPIRERNRIETWRSIHDAAAELTLENGLAALTVETVVARAGCSRRTFFNYFQTKEDAVLGMTEPRVTDAELRETFDRAPGEADFERTMHVLIRILEATFLDPALRGRRQLLIERAPSLRERFAAHIGLAEGYALAHLRARIDAGETPLACRGIDDPVEAARALLMLASTIIRFAFVSDPEGMLADREACLERAVATFRAVIEATR, via the coding sequence GTGACGACTTCGATGCTGCCCATTCGTGAACGGAACCGCATTGAGACGTGGCGGTCGATCCATGACGCGGCAGCCGAACTCACGCTCGAGAACGGGCTCGCCGCCCTCACGGTCGAGACCGTGGTCGCGCGGGCCGGGTGCTCGCGTCGCACCTTCTTCAACTACTTCCAGACGAAGGAGGACGCGGTGCTCGGCATGACCGAGCCGCGCGTCACCGACGCCGAGCTGCGCGAGACCTTCGACCGGGCACCCGGCGAGGCCGACTTCGAGCGGACGATGCACGTGCTCATCCGCATCCTCGAGGCGACGTTCCTCGACCCGGCGCTCCGTGGACGCCGGCAGTTGCTGATCGAGCGGGCGCCGAGCCTGCGCGAGCGGTTCGCGGCCCACATCGGCCTCGCCGAGGGGTACGCGCTCGCGCACCTGCGTGCACGCATCGACGCGGGGGAGACGCCGCTCGCGTGCCGCGGGATCGACGATCCCGTCGAGGCGGCCCGTGCGCTCCTCATGCTCGCGAGCACCATCATCCGCTTCGCGTTCGTGAGCGACCCGGAGGGTATGCTCGCCGACCGCGAGGCGTGCCTCGAGCGCGCCGTCGCGACGTTCCGTGCCGTCATCGAGGCGACGCGATGA
- a CDS encoding MDR family MFS transporter yields the protein MSATVAGRSVSGEGREQHAGAPADGAAVPRRTLVLLFCSLMLAMLLASLNNTLLSSAVPTIVGELRGVEHMSWVITSFILASTIVMPIYGKLSDLFGRRPLLVTAILLFMAGSVIGALAQSIEVLVVARVVQGLGGGGLMILSQAAIADVVPARERGKYMGIMGGVFAFSSVAGPLLGGWLTEGPGWRWVFWFNLPLGLAALLGAIFLLRLPKRRRHDARVDLLGMIVLAAATTAIVLVSIWGGTTLAWNSPVLIALLGAGVLFAALFALVERRASEPIMPLAMFRDRNFVLTTIASLVIGIAMFGVLGYLPTYLQVETGIGAAAAGLLMIPMMGCLLTTSIVTGQIVSRTGRYKLMPLIGTIVLAAGLVGLSFIGVDTPVWVVCVALGVIGTGIGASNQILTLIVQNAFPNAMVGTATAANNYFRQVGATLGSAVVGALFASRLADRLSDRLPADGAVGDTSSFTPLVIAQLPEPIHSIVLEAYNSALLPVYLWIAPLVLLGFVAVLFVVERPLATTVDAERPEDEGHVNSLAVTHPELDGMPATGAVPVTDASARSRAERVGGGKERAVAPRRRPPGRATHRTAGAESERASCGRDAHTAPTRGGADCGGTGGQAPSAREGGRPPRATASERAD from the coding sequence ATGAGCGCGACCGTGGCCGGCCGATCCGTCTCGGGCGAGGGTCGGGAACAGCACGCCGGTGCGCCCGCGGACGGCGCCGCGGTGCCCCGCCGCACGCTCGTCCTGCTCTTCTGCTCGCTCATGCTCGCGATGTTGCTCGCCTCGCTCAACAACACCCTGCTGTCGAGTGCCGTCCCCACGATCGTCGGCGAGCTGCGCGGCGTCGAGCACATGAGCTGGGTCATCACCTCGTTCATCCTCGCCTCGACGATCGTCATGCCGATCTACGGCAAGCTCTCTGACCTCTTCGGCCGCCGACCGCTGCTCGTGACCGCCATCCTGCTCTTCATGGCGGGGTCGGTGATCGGGGCACTCGCGCAGTCGATCGAGGTCCTCGTCGTCGCCCGCGTCGTCCAGGGGCTCGGCGGGGGTGGGCTCATGATCCTCTCCCAGGCCGCCATTGCCGACGTCGTCCCAGCGCGCGAGCGCGGCAAGTACATGGGCATCATGGGCGGCGTCTTCGCCTTCTCCTCGGTCGCGGGCCCGCTCCTCGGCGGCTGGCTGACCGAGGGGCCTGGCTGGCGCTGGGTGTTCTGGTTCAACCTGCCGCTCGGCCTCGCCGCGCTCCTCGGCGCGATCTTCCTCCTCCGACTCCCCAAGCGGCGTCGGCACGACGCACGAGTCGACCTCCTCGGCATGATCGTGCTGGCGGCGGCGACGACCGCTATCGTCCTCGTGTCCATCTGGGGTGGCACGACGCTCGCCTGGAACTCCCCGGTGCTCATCGCGCTCCTCGGTGCGGGCGTGCTGTTCGCCGCGCTGTTCGCGCTCGTCGAGCGCCGGGCATCCGAACCGATCATGCCGCTCGCGATGTTCCGGGACCGCAACTTCGTCCTCACGACGATCGCCTCGCTCGTCATCGGCATCGCCATGTTCGGCGTGCTGGGATACCTGCCGACGTACCTGCAGGTGGAAACCGGCATCGGTGCGGCGGCCGCCGGCCTCCTCATGATCCCCATGATGGGGTGCCTGCTCACGACGTCGATCGTCACGGGACAGATCGTGTCCCGTACAGGCCGCTACAAGCTCATGCCGCTGATCGGCACCATAGTGCTGGCCGCGGGGCTCGTCGGCCTCTCGTTCATCGGGGTCGACACACCCGTGTGGGTCGTATGCGTCGCCCTCGGCGTGATCGGGACGGGCATCGGTGCGTCCAACCAGATCCTCACGCTCATCGTGCAGAACGCGTTCCCGAACGCGATGGTCGGAACGGCCACCGCGGCGAACAACTACTTCCGGCAGGTGGGTGCGACGCTCGGCTCGGCGGTGGTCGGCGCGCTCTTCGCGAGCCGACTCGCCGATCGACTCTCGGACCGCCTCCCGGCCGACGGCGCCGTGGGCGACACGTCGTCGTTCACACCCCTCGTGATCGCCCAGCTCCCCGAGCCGATCCACTCGATCGTGCTCGAGGCCTACAACTCGGCGCTGCTGCCCGTCTACCTGTGGATCGCACCCCTCGTGCTCCTCGGCTTCGTCGCCGTGCTGTTCGTCGTCGAACGACCGCTCGCGACGACGGTCGATGCCGAGCGCCCGGAGGACGAGGGACACGTGAACTCCCTCGCGGTGACACACCCGGAACTCGACGGGATGCCGGCGACCGGTGCCGTCCCCGTCACCGACGCGAGCGCGCGGTCCCGCGCGGAACGCGTGGGCGGGGGCAAGGAACGCGCCGTCGCACCACGGCGTCGCCCGCCCGGGCGGGCGACGCATCGCACGGCGGGCGCGGAGAGCGAGCGTGCGTCGTGTGGCCGCGACGCACACACCGCACCCACCCGTGGCGGGGCCGACTGCGGCGGGACCGGGGGACAGGCCCCATCGGCTCGTGAGGGCGGCCGTCCACCTCGAGCAACCGCGAGCGAGCGAGCGGACTGA